In Vigna angularis cultivar LongXiaoDou No.4 chromosome 8, ASM1680809v1, whole genome shotgun sequence, one DNA window encodes the following:
- the LOC128193742 gene encoding uncharacterized protein LOC128193742 encodes MDFHGMKRKRLQALCKKHGIPANLKSCEMADRLSLLFKEKEMENPVGSGNARTEKDTTLYCVGGKNGEVIDLVTPSPGSKERSVFSAKNLKGSEIERLEFETNLSPEITREDFGICGVGEDMQNRLKNEHDNSQGGLHLAPVAVALVEFNNQLSEGEDEKLGDNNNLIGDICEYEKGKAGAAEQGVHNSLRGSNMKDVNALHSSKEESVSSMMVEDEATEQGDCISPQGSRMKDVKVLHVSQEKSGYPVVEKDDEVEQGDQSSSPGSNMKDVNALHASVEESGSPMMEEDEAIDQGNCISCQGSSMKDVKIFHVSQEESGYLVMEKDEAEEQGDHNSAPGSNTKDLSRT; translated from the exons ATGGATTTTCATGGCATGAAGAGGAAGAGACTGCAGGCTCTGTGCAAGAAACATGGCATTCCTGCAAATTTGAAGAGCTGCGAAATGGCAGACAGACTCTCCTTGCTTTTCAAG gaaaaagaaatggaaaatcCTGTAGGTTCTGGTAATGCTAGAACTGAGAAAGACACCACCCTTTATTGTGTTGGTGGCAAAAATGGGGAAGTGATTGATTTGGTGACTCCTAGCCCGGGTTCAAAGGAAAGGAGTGTTTTTTCTGCCAAGAATTTGAAAGGTTCAGAGATTGAAAGGTTGGAATTTGAAACAAATTTGTCCCCGGAAATAACAAGGGAAGACTTTGGAATTTGTGGGGTTGGGGAAGACATGCAAAACAGACTCAAGAACGAGCATGATAACAGTCAGGGAGGTTTACATTTAGCACCTGTAGCAGTTGCTTTAGTGGAATTCAACAACCAATTGTCGGAGGGTGAAGATGAGAAGTTGGGCGACAACAATAATCTTATTGGAGATATTTGTGAATATGAAAAGGGAAAAGCCGGAGCTGCAGAACAAGGCGTTCATAATAGCCTTCGAGGATCAAACATGAAAGATGTGAATGCTTTACATTCTTCTAAAGAGGAATCTGTCTCTTCTATGATGGTAGAAGATGAAGCTACAGAACAAGGCGACTGCATTAGCCCTCAAGGATCAAGAATGAAAGATGTGAAGGTTTTACATGTTTCTCAAGAGAAATCTGGTTACCCTGTGGTGGAAAAAGATGACGAAGTAGAACAAGGCGACCAGAGTAGCTCACCAGGATCAAACATGAAAGATGTGAATGCTTTACATGCTTCTGTAGAAGAATCTGGCTCTCCTatgatggaagaagatgaagctataGATCAAGGCAACTGCATTAGCTGTCAAGGATCAAGCATGAAAGATGTGAAGATTTTTCATGTTTCTCAAGAGGAATCTGGTTACCTTGTGATGGAAAAGGATGAAGCTGAAGAACAAGGAGACCACAATAGCGCTCCAGGATCGAACACGAAAGAT CTCTCAAGGACCTAG
- the LOC108343779 gene encoding uncharacterized protein LOC108343779: MKDVNILLLSQKVSDYPIAEDVAVEQGDNNSPQGPNIKDVNILRVYQEESLYPVVEEDVAVEQGDHNSPKGPNIKDVNILHVYQEESLYPVVKEDVAAEQGDHIIPQGPNIKDVNILHVYQEESVHPVVEEDAAVEQGDHNSPQGPNIKDVNILHVYQEESVYPAVEEDLAVEQGDQNISQGPNMKEVNVLHVFLEESGYPMVEEEEVVEQGDHNSLQGSNLKDVSVMHVSQEDFGFPTVEEVQKAEGNIRNGSFYDLLNTGSEVEAKNTDGKIKLSAEDSVEDVPSSLNKSSVGTQDQFQSTYPENEVMSSGLNIHQDTCKEELKSPQNTGSIANPGECSRFSPHNLEASLVESFQFETYSDPSPLGDIGSCNMKESMQSYKIEKVENKTNATIEQFTDELQSSTFEDSDGTPVQFLSNDALSEVKTDFNVHEMVVAGIVFENVDMSEAKFVSSRKISLSSASDRMIGFSPKQLNNSETKVLQSETKLFPETARIDVGIGDMENMQMDVNKELVDEVGDYLLEGEIDKSGLIADSEEVDNRICDVEENMQIIVNEKQVEESEQVIRATPSPMVLNNVEVGEQLLEGEIEKSCMNADSEECIGILPNNLLPSATKGFEDETYFDVSALGDVVETFKMEESMPSDQMEKEFSQKVLHMTNDSVQEEITRLINNSDDHECVGVTGPEDGKNQHNMKMDMESIEKYLLNDFHTLEDASGQNLDENAPTMPQEGEMKLCTFNHQQMSASGTFCGDEMETPPNCTRPKLRESFIKKELKIMSSLPMKRARDILGASDMKENIKISKKTPSRSAFPKRKPLQHLQQN, translated from the exons ATGAAAGATGTGAATATTTTACTTCTTTCTCAGAAGGTATCTGACTATCCTATTGCGGAAGATGTAGCTGTAGAGCAAGGTGACAACAATAGCCCTCAAGGACCAAACATCAAAGATGTGAATATTTTACGTGTTTATCAAGAAGAATCTCTTTACCCTGTAGTGGAAGAAGATGTAGCTGTAGAACAAGGTGACCACAATAGCCCTAAGGGACCAAACATCAAAGATGTGAATATTTTACATGTTTATCAAGAAGAATCTCTTTACCCTGTAGTGAAAGAAGATGTAGCTGCAGAACAAGGTGACCACATTATCCCTCAGGGACCAAACATCAAAGATGTGAATATTTTACATGTTTATCAGGAAGAATCTGTTCACCCTGTGGTGGAAGAAGATGCAGCTGTAGAACAAGGTGACCACAATAGCCCTCAAGGACCAAACATCAAAGATGTGAATATTTTACATGTTTATCAGGAAGAATCTGTTTACCCAGCAGTGGAAGAAGATTTAGCTGTAGAACAAGGTGACCAAAATATCTCTCAAGGGCCAAACATGAAAGAAGTGAATGTTTTACATGTTTTTCTGGAGGAATCTGGTTACCCTATggtggaagaagaggaagttGTAGAACAAGGTGACCACAATAGCCTTCAAGGATCAAACCTAAAAGATGTTAGTGTTATGCATGTTTCCCAAGAGGACTTTGGTTTCCCTACGGTAGAAGAAGTGCAGAAAGCTGAAGGCAATATTCGTAATGGCAGTTTCTACGATCTCTTAAACACTGGATCAGAAGTTGAAGCCAAGAATACTGATGGAAAGATCAAATTATCTGCAGAAGATTCTGTAGAAGATGTTCCTTCTAGTTTGAATAAATCTTCAGTTGGCacacaagatcaatttcagagCACTTATCCAGAAAATGAAGTCATGTCTAGTGGTCTTAATATTCACCAAG ATACGTGTAAAGAGGAgttgaaatcaccacaaaaTACAGGTTCAATTGCAAATCCAGGGGAATGCTCTAGATTTTCTCCCCATAACCTTGAAGCCTCCTTAGTTGAGAGCTTTCAGTTTGAAACATATTCTGACCCGAGTCCACTTGGAGATATAGGAAGTTGTAACatgaaagaaagcatgcaaAGTTACAAGATTGAGAAAGTTGAAAACAAGACCAATGCGACTATTGAACAATTTACAGATGAGCTCCAATCTTCAACTTTTGAAGATTCGGATGGGACACCAGTTCAGTTCCTATCAAATGATGCATTAAGTGAAGTGAAGACAGATTTTAATGTTCATGAAATGGTTGTTGCAG GCAttgtgtttgaaaatgttgatatGTCTGAAGCGAAGTTTGTATCTTCaagaaaaataagtttaagCTCAGCTTCAGATAGAATGATTGGTTTTTCCCCCAAGCAGCTAAATAATTCAGAGACTAAAGTCTTGCAGTCCGAAACAAAACTTTTCCCGGAAACAGCAAGAATTGATGTTGGAATTGGTGATATGGAGAACATGCAGATGGATGTCAACAAGGAACTAGTTGATGAAGTTGGAGACTACTTATTGGAGGGAGAAATTGACAAGTCAGGTCTGATTGCTGATTCTGAGGAAGTTGATAATCGAATTTGCGATGTGGAAGAGAACATGCAAATTATTGTCAATGAAAAGCAAGTTGAAGAAAGTGAGCAAGTTATACGTGCAACACCTAGTCCAATGGTCTTGAACAACGTGGAAGTTGGAGAGCAGTTGTTGGAGGGAGAGATTGAGAAGTCATGTATGAATGCTGATTCAGAGGAATGCATTGGAATTTTGCCCAATAATCTTCTGCCTTCAGCAACAAAAGGCTTTGAGGATGAAACATATTTTGATGTAAGTGCACTTGGAGATGTTGTGGAAACTTTCAAAATGGAAGAAAGCATGCCAAGTGATCAGATGGAGAAAGAATTCAGTCAGAAAGTTCTGCATATGACAAATGATtcggtgcaggaagaaattacCAGGTTGATTAATAACTCTGATGATCATGAATGTGTTGGTGTGACTGGTCCAGAAGATGGCAAAAACCAACATAATATGAAGATGGACATGGAAAGcattgaaaaatatttgctCAATGATTTCCACACTTTGGAAGATGCAAGTGGTCAAAATTTAGATGAGAATGCTCCAACTATGCCTCAGGAGGGTGAAATGAAGTTATGCACTTTTAACCATCAACAAATGTCTGCATCAG GCACTTTCTGTGGAGATGAAATGGAAACACCACCAAATTGTACAAGACCTAAGCTCCGTGAATCATTTATAAAGAAAGAGTTGAAGATTATGTCGAGTTTGCCTATGAAACGTGCAAGGGATATTCTTGGAGCTAGTGACatgaaagaaaacattaaaatttcaaagaaaacacCTTCAAGGAGTGCATTTCCTAAGAGGAAACCTCTACAACATCTTCAACAGAACTGA